The following are encoded together in the Gadus chalcogrammus isolate NIFS_2021 chromosome 2, NIFS_Gcha_1.0, whole genome shotgun sequence genome:
- the LOC130399395 gene encoding histone H4-like: LKNKGGKGLGKGGTKRHRKVLRNNIQSITMPAIRRLARRGGVKRISGLIYEETRGVLKVFLENVIRDTVTYPGHAKRKTVTAMDVVYALKRQGRTLYGFGG; encoded by the coding sequence ttaaaaaacaaaGGTGGAAAGGGGCTTGGAAAAGGAGGCACCAAGCGTCACCGTAAAGTGCTGCGTAATAACATCCAGAGTATCACCATGCCCGCCATTCGCCGTCTGGCTCGTCGTGGCGGTGTGAAGCGTATCTCTGGCCTCATCTACGAGGAGACCCGCGGTGTCCTCAAGGTGTTCCTGGAGAACGTGATCCGTGATACCGTCACCTACCCCGGGCACGCCAAGAGGAAGACCGTCACCGCCATGGATGTTGTCTATGCCCTGAAGAGGCAGGGACGCACCCTGTACGGCTTCGGCGGTTAA
- the LOC130399331 gene encoding histone H4 has protein sequence MSGRGKGGKGLGKGGAKRHRKVLRDNIQGITKPAIRRLARRGGVKRISGLIYEETRGVLKVFLENVIRDAVTYTEHAKRKTVTAMDVVYALKRQGRTLYGFGG, from the coding sequence ATGTCTGGACGCGGGAAAGGAGGAAAGGGACTCGGAAAAGGAGGCGCCAAGCGTCACCGTAAAGTGCTGCGTGATAACATCCAGGGTATCACCAAGCCCGCCATCCGCCGTCTGGCTCGTCGTGGCGGTGTGAAGCGTATCTCCGGCCTCATCTACGAGGAGACCCGCGGTGTCCTCAAGGTGTTCCTTGAGAACGTGATCCGTGATGCCGTCACCTACACCGAGCACGCCAAGAGGAAGACCGTCACCGCCATGGATGTTGTCTATGCTCTGAAGAGGCAGGGACGTACCCTGTACGGCTTCGGCGGTTAA